A portion of the Cryptomeria japonica chromosome 5, Sugi_1.0, whole genome shotgun sequence genome contains these proteins:
- the LOC131049182 gene encoding bifunctional riboflavin biosynthesis protein RIBA 1, chloroplastic, whose translation MMMMTTMPPTYPMPVVKISPIKSHKNTFAVFRGLQSTEQSAFQKTTLKSSLVLKKDASFLKCRCVAGNGSLQNAGGVDKAHIQMGNLVTPSGVSVIGVGKGLVTATELNTDKIAFDTVDAEITQEANQFFVSEDDDDHDSPSKGFCSIPEAIEAIRQGKLVIAVDDEDRENEGDLIMAASLVTPEAVAFIVKHGTGIVCVAMKEEDLDRLGLPLMVPDKENEEKLLTAFTLTVDAKVGTSTGVSATDRANTILALASPDSKPGDFRRPGHIFPLKYREGGVLKRAGHTEASVDLAILAGLSPAAVLCEIVDDDGSMARLPRLREFAKEHNLLLISIADLVRYKRKREKLVERSAIARLPTMWGPFQVYCYRSKLDGIEHVAMVKGNIGDGLDVLVRVHSECLTGDIFGSARCDCGNQLAQAMQQIEKAGRGVLVYLRGHEGRGIGLGHKLRAYNLQDEGRDTVEANVELGLPVDSREYGIGAQILRDIGVRTMRLMTNNPTKYGGLKGYGLKIVGRVVINPTITDENKRYLETKRSKMGHIYGTDISLPFSSLLQSNVTDKAASKSS comes from the exons atgatgatgatgactacTATGCCACCGACCTACCCCATGCCTGTTGTGAAGATAAGTCCCATAAAGAG CCATAAAAACACTTTTGCGGTTTTTCGAGGATTGCAATCCACTGAGCAGTCAGCTTTTCAAAAGACTACTTTAAAGTCGTCTCTGGTCCTGAAGAAGGATGCGTCGTTTCTAAAATGTAGATGTGTGGCTGGAAATGGATCTTTACAAAACGCTGGAGGAGTTGATAAGGCACACATTCAAATGGGAAATCTGGTCACACCTAGCGGTGTTAGCGTAATTGGTGTAGGGAAAGGTCTAGTGACAGCAACTGAGTTAAACACAGACAAAATTGCATTTGATACGGTGGATGCAGAAATCACCCAGGAAGCAAATCAATTTTTTgttagtgaagatgatgatgatcatgattccCCGTCAAAGGGGTTTTGCTCCATCCCTGAGGCAATTGAAGCTATCAGACAAGGAAAG CTTGTAATCGCAGTGGATGATGAAGACAGGGAGAATGAAGGCGATCTTATTATGGCAGCATCTTTAGTAACCCCTGAAGCAGTGGCCTTCATTGTGAAGCATGGAACTGGGATTGTTTGTGTTGCTATGAAGGAAGAGGATCTAGATAGGCTTGGACTGCCTTTAATGGTACcggacaaagaaaatgaagagaaactTCTTACTGCATTTACATTGACTGTG GATGCAAAAGTAGGCACATCCACAGGTGTATCAGCAACAGATAGGGCCAATACAATACTGGCACTTGCATCTCCAGATTCTAAACCTGGTGATTTTAGGAGGCCTGGTCATATATTCCCTTTAAAATACAGAGAAGGTGGAGTACTAAAGAGAGCTGGTCATACGGAAGCTTCTGTTGATCTTGCAATACTAGCAGGATTGAGCCCTGCTGCAGTGCTTTGTGAAATAGTTGATGATGATGGTTCAATGGCACGCTTACCAAGATTACGAGAGTTTGCCAAGGAGCATAATCTGCTTCTCATATCTATTGCAGACCTTGTTAG ATACAAGAGGAAACGAGAGAAGTTGGTTGAACGAAGTGCTATTGCCAGGCTGCCTACAATGTGGGGACCATTTCAGGTGTACTGTTACCGTTCAAAGTTGGATGGCATCGAGCATGTTGCCATGGTTAAG GGCAACATTGGCGATGGACTAGATGTACTGGTAAGGGTTCATTCTGAGTGTCTTACTGGGGATATCTTTGGTTCAGCAAGGTGTGATTGTGGAAACCAACTTGCACAAGCCATGCAACAAATTGAGAAAGCTGGCAGAGGAGTTTTGGTTTACTTGCGTGGTCATGAAGGACGCGGTATTGGTCTGGGACACAAACTCCGAGCTTATAACCTCCAAGATGAAGGCCGTGATACTGTTGAAGCTAACGTGGAACTTGGACTGCCTGTTGACTCTCGCGAATATGGGATTGGAGCACAG ATCCTGAGGGACATAGGAGTTCGGACTATGAGGTTGATGACAAATAATCCTACTAAGTATGGTGGTCTCAAGGGTTATGGATTGAAAATAGTGGGCCGGGTTGTTATTAATCCAACAATAACAGATGAGAACAAGAGATACTTGGAGACAAAGCGTTCTAAAATGGGCCACATTTATGGGACAGATATATCACTGCCTTTTTCTTCACTCCTTCAAAGCAATGTTACTGACAAAGCTGCCTCCAAATCTTCTTGA